The genome window cttattgggtacgcgttgatttacgtactcatgctgcacttctgcactaaatgtgctgGATctaacaggttcatttggtgatcatcctggcgcgtaggcgcagctgttgaggagactttatgtgagctgcattgcaggctacgcatcgcagtgcACAGAGTCCCCATCGTACTATTCACCTtgtcctgtcttatttacattttagacatatgttttattattattgtactccttaataaatgctcatgcacttgtgacaccggattttgggatatactagttgatgcttacggttctgtatattattatcgcctttcattttcttttataaactactaATTTTGTATGTTCTCCATagatttaaaagtgtaaattttCTTCCTTATTACAGGTGGTTGATATCCATGAAGGAGAAGGAGCTAGTGGTCCGGCATAATTTCCGTCAAGGGAACGAAGTAGCTCACCTGCTGGCAAAGGAAGCAACCAAGTAGGCCACCCTAAATAAGTTCAACTTTTTTGTTATCTCTCCACCCTTTGTTTTAACCCAGGATGTTGgcggacaaggatagagtttctTGTATTAAAACGGTGTTAGAAAGCACTTGTAGAAGTCTAGCTAAACTATATAATCTGAATGCCTTGAGAGTATTTCAGCTATGTGTAATGATCCTATGGATCCTTTGAACGATGTTTCGTAGTTTTTAAATAAAATGTCCAAATtctcaacaacaaaaaaaagacTATTTATATAAATAGTATCACTTTTATATATGCTTACCGATCGAAATATCCAAATAGTTAAGAAAATTTTTAAACCCCAAAAAAGTAAAATTTCCCATATCTTCATTGCCTATTGATTGTTTTTTCCCTTCCCCTTTAATGAATTGGAATTTCACACCTTCTATTTATAATTACCCAAAATGTAGTTTTGTTGAATTCGTTTTGTTCTGTTATTATTTCTTaggaaagtaattcatcaagagTCACATATTTCAACTCAAGATATTCATCCGgataaaacaaaaattaaaaattaatagtaAAAGTattaaggcctcatttgtttttatTAAGACTAATTAAGaagtctgaatctgaatacatatCTGAATATTAATATGTACATTAAGATTAAAACGTGTAAATCtcaatacacatctaaatattAAAATGTTGTATTAAAATCTGAATACTAAATAATTAAGTCTGCTTATTTACTCTACATGTGAATGTACAAAACTTATCTTTATCTTGAAATTAAAAAGTATAAATTCAAATCAAATAGTACCAATTAATCTAATACgatattaataaaaaaaaaattaaaatttttatgatAGTTAATGATGGTGATGTCTAATAGTAGTGATTGTGGGTGCCACCTGGGTAGTAGTTGGTGATGGTATTGATTGATTATGGTGATTGtgagcagtgttttaaaaggcatgggCGTAAGGCGGGGCGTTTTATATATGtctcagcggggcgtaagccccataggtatttaatttttaatattttataaaataatataatgacagttaatatttataaacaggtaaaattacataaaaattaaaaaaaactatatatatgtgtgctccatccccacaaaaaactaatcaaacaatctattatacgttacttacaagcacaagtaatttgaatcTAAAAggataaagttttctatatggaggaacaaaaaggatgattaacctgtaATTTGAACTTTggatttgctgctatgaagaaaaatgcagttctctttgtatttgttaaaaaaattaaatattcgttgcttttgggagatattagcagactagcggacaagataaaaaattaaaaaaatcatgaattagagcttaaatcaataaaaaaggtctttacttttaaatttaatacttttgagttactttttagaccttttgagtaattaccaaactgacttttgagaatttgggtattatatgaaagactaattcaacaaattttgttttaatttgaaaaagtctctagggcttactccttactaaaaaaatgCGCCCTGAACGCACGGGTGTACGCCCCGatcgcccgggcgtacgccccaaattgcggggcgtatgtctcttgagactttcgccccacaccatcgtccCGGGGTGTTTTTAGTACGCCTCATCCCGGGGCTCGCCccaaaaacgccttttaaaacagagatTGTGAGTAGTAGATGGTGGATGACTATAGTAGTTAAATTGGTGAAAAACTAAAATTGAGTAACTTTTCGGTTATAAAATAAAGTAGAGTGACTTTCCTAACCAATTTTTATTAGTTCAGTAAACTTTCGAGAAATCAACTCCATCATCTTGATGCACCAAGTCACATCACATTAACAGTAAGATTGGAAAGTCATTCATTAAGCGTAGTTGATGTCAggctataattttatattttttgcattacatactttatattttgatattttaatgctaaattataatatatttgtgcttaattaagtttattttatATGTAGATACTTTGGAGATAAAATTGGGAGCAaaatagagattttatgtgtattttatacattACAAGAATATATTCatgattatttttaattattaactACTAAAAAATCAGGTTTTAGCGACGGACAAATTTTGTAGCTAAACAGAAATATCCGTCGCTAATCTTATTTAGCAACGGATTAGCAACaaattatcaagaaattctgTTAGCTACGAGCGTTTTAGTGACAGATTAGCGACGATATTCGTAGCTAATTCCAGTTTTTTTAAGTGAATATAGAATGATTAAAGGTTGACATTACAAAAGATGACAAAAGAAACAAATGCAAAGAATTGAAAAGTTAAGGAAAAGAATGAGAAACGAAGCAGAAGTTAGGAAGCAATTAACAGGAACGCCCAAGCAGACGGGAACGTTTCTGGTTttagcgccagggccagcgcgaCGCGCTGGCCTGGACCTAGTTGCAGAATGTTTTTTATTTTGTCcgagacaaggttatttcggtctTACACAGCATCAATTTGTATAAAAGTgattctaaacctattttggaggggagGATGTTTTTGAGAGGAAAATacaagcacagagccgccgtggagaCCGGAATTCATCAAATTACATCTTTCTTccgccaaacttagtaattttaatatttatttgtatgatttgttgtttggctaccatgtctatatggagctaaacttcacgttctagggttgtggttctttcatgactattgttattcgaatattgatATTAATTTCTTAGTTTATTGTATTAGTTTTTTTATTCAATcctgcacttaattatttgattgcttgatcaccaattgaatactatctacgaatctagaattgaactcgaaagtgggaattctagattgcatataggattgagtagagcaagttcttaaccctgggcatcggggaacggattcagGGTTatgatagacatatacctaattgccttgctcggttgatgtacatgaattataaatgcgttcttgttaattctaactccatagacatatatgcattaggttagcttgaataggcaagaaagaactcgatagattcttatgagcaatattaaccatgttaaccaataaactagataaattagttagtcaattcaattgaaaaatacaataaaaatgTTAGATAGctcataaccctagatcgtttttatcacattgataacataagaaactgctcttcctttgttcagagttcattatttatttatttttattttaattcgaTTAAAGTCACATAAttctaggtttaattcttgtttagatgattaggatagtctaatttagttaacaGTTAATCACATGTACTCGTGGGTTCGGCATATAATTTTTAGTCATTTTATTACTTggcgaccgcgtatacttgcgagTGTGGTTGGTCGCAACACTAGTGATTTTGCCTCACTTCGTAACAATTCGATTAAAATGCGGCACTCAAATTAGTATTTTGCTATTCCTGACTCCTGAGGCTTACCAATGATGAGTACGTACCTAAAGAAGGATTAATTCCATGCATGTCAAGTTGGTATTGGGGAACAAAGTTTGATGCTTGTTTTAATGCATAAGAACAAAAGACGATGACCCTGAAATATGCGCCATTTTATTACTTCTATATCAGAAATGGGAATGAGATGCCTTTCTTATCTTGTTAGAATCCTCTAGTCTATTACTCCATATAATATACATTAATCCTCTAGTCGTGATATGCCCAAAACTCTATAAATATAGCTCAGCAAAGATTACATTCTCACCAAGCAAAAACTCTAAACTTCACATCTTTAGGAGTAGCATCAATATTCAAGATggttctccaaactcaacttgGGTTGAACAAGCACCAACCCTACGCTCACGAGCAAAACTGTTATTCCGACAGCAGCCATGGCGGCTCTATGCAAATGACAAGGCCTTCGGGCTATTCCACCATGCCATATGGTCAGTCCACTCACAATCACATGATGATGGGTCATGGTGGCCAACACCATGGCGGACAATATGGCGGTCATGGCCATGGCCATGGCCATGGCGGGCATTATGATAGTCAGGGGCCGCATATGCCCCATGACTCCACCAACTTTTCAAGCAACACCAGTATGGTCCATAATGATGGTGGCTATGGTAGTGGAATGCAACAATCTGCCCATATGTACTCAGCCACGGGCATGGGGTCGCCGAATTATAATGGTCATGGTTACGGTGGGGGCAGCCACCCTAGTCAGTACAGCCAGAGCCAGAAGTTCAACTGGGCTCTTAAGGATTTGGAGGAATAAATTTACGATAAATTTGATGCTATCATGTATGTGTGTGTTTTGGTAGTGGCTTTGGCTATTTATATAGCGCAAAAAACTACTACCTAAATAAGTAATGTACTATACAATCTGCTGCTTTGCTTGATTATCATTACTAAAATGATGAATAATTATAAGTATGTTTATAACTGAAATGATTTGTGTGATTTTACTTAAAAGAATCGACATTCCATTGGTATTTCATGGTTTTTATATAGCTCTAATTCATTGAAGAAATTAAAATTTGTCGTACAACTCCCTCTAGTCTTAAACTTTGTCATCTTCTTGAAATTAGAACCAAATTTTCTGAGATTGGACTACGGAGAGCACGCTTCCGTTATGGTCACTGATAACAGTGATGGTAATATATAGTGCTTATTGATAATTATTGTGGTAATAGTAGTTGGTGGTGATGGTTGTGAATAATGGCTAGTGGTAGTGACAACTGACATTCGTGCTTGGCAGCGGTGATAGTTGTAGCTGAGGATGATGGTAATAGATGGTGGGTAGTGGGTGGTGGTAATCTATAACGGTAGATGACGATGATAGCAGTGGTGATGGTGGTTAGTGGTGAAAGTGTCGGAGTAATAGTAAAATGTCATTTTTACATAAATTCTTGAATGTATAACATCTTAATGATATTAAGACTATGTTATAGATCTTAATTATTAAGATCTATTCGGACCCACTAAGAGACtgtaaattaaaaaatcaaaCAGACTTAATGGTTAAGATCTAAATGATCAAGATTAAGATCTAAAAATCAAACGCACTTAATGATTGatatctgaatgattaagattcagacctccatTAAATGTAAGCAAATGAGAAAGATGAGATGCATCATTAAGCCGATATTTACAAGACTATAACAACAACTCCGGTTTAACTCTAAGCAATTTAGGATCGTCTATATGAATCATCACGGAACTTGTCATTCTATTTAAGATCATCTCAAAAGCATCTTGTAGAAATAAGCTAGCTTAAATTCCTTTTTCTTCCCCGAGAGAAATTAATATCTTTAAAAACATAAATTTGTCCATTTcaatatatctatatctatatctatatctattgtGATTTGGCTTGTCCATCGGCGAAGATTCGACGAATTTGTATTGAATAAAGTAAGGGTATAATAGTCTTTGTATGATAAAGTTATTAGGAAGTGAGTTAAGTTGTTAATGGTTGTTAGAAGAGTTAGTAATGTTAGGATTAGTAGTTAGTTAGAGTGCTAAAGAGAGGGTTAAAACATTGATATATAAGTAAGCATTTACATTGTAAAAAAAGATACTTTTTTGGAATAATAAAATACTCTACactaattctctctctctctctctctctctctctctctctctctctctctctctcgtctaatgcatctttttcttcttcttcttcttcttcttcttcttcttcttcttcttcttcatttctgtatttcttcttcttctttctatcTTTCTTGATACTCTGCTTAATCTCATCATAATTGTGTGAATAattacatggtatcagagcatacaCGATACAGAATCATAGCTCACATAACGATCCGAAAATTCATtcaaaaattttctttgatttttctAGTATTTGGTTCCAATCTGTCTAAATCTTAAGTAAAGCAAGGAAAAATGGCAGTAAATGGTGAAACAGTGGTTCAAACTCCAGAAAATCAGTTTCCCACTGAGTATGCAACCCAATCTGCTGGAAATCAAgtgaatcaagtcaatgggattAATTATAATCATTCTCTATTCTTGTCTCCTGTGATGTGAGTGGGATTCAGATCATCTCTTTTCAATTAACTGGAATTGAGAATTACTCAATTTGGTTTAGATCTATGAGAGTTACATTGCTAGGAAGGAACAAGCTGGGTATGGTAGATGGCACATGCAAGAAGGAAAGATTCCCAGAAATGATGTGGAATCATTGGGAAAGAGTAAACACAATTGTTCTTTCTTGAATTGTGAATTCAGTCGCAAAAGGACTTCTTGGAGGAATCATGTATGCATTTAGTGTACAAGTTGTCTCGGAAGAACTTGCTGAAAGATTCAACAAAGTGGATGGCTCAAGAACCTTTAATCTACACAAGGAAATTACTACACTGTCTCAAGGCACAACTTCAGTATCTGTGTACTTCTCAAAATCGAAAGATCTATGGGAAGAGTTTGAATCTTTAGTGCCAACACCTGGCTGTGATTGCCCAAAATCAAGAGAATTTGTAGCCTATCTACAGAAATTAAAGCTATTTCAATTTTTAATGGGGCTAAACGACTCATATTCACAAGCTAGAAGTCAAATTCTGATGAGAAGTCCTACTCCTACTGTTAATCAGGCATATGCCTTAATTGTGAGTGATAAAGGGCAGAAATCTATGGCTGCTACAACAGGAATTATAGGTGCCAATCCTACAGTTCAAATGGGAAGCTTTGAAGCTGCAATGTATTCTAAGACTGGAGGAACTCAGAATCATAATAAGAGGTTTAGAAGGAATTTAAATCTCTACTGTGAATTCTGCAAGATGAAGGGGCATAACAAAGAAAACTGCTATAAAATAGTTGGCTATCCAACAGACTTCAAAAACAAAAGAAGGGGAAATGTAAACTCAAATACAAATGCAGCTTATAATGCCAATGTCCTAACAAAAAGAAGCAATTCTGGGCACAAGTCAGTTGATCAAGAATATCAACAAAGATCTACATTCAACTATGAAAAAAATACAAATGTGAATGATCAAATTACCGGAGTTGGTTCAAACAACTTAAGCAATAACAGCCCTATGAGTCAGCTGGCAAACTATGCACTCACCAAAAATCAGTATGAAAAAATTCTTCAACTATTGAATAAAACCACAGTACCTAATAACACTGCATCATCTGAAACTACAATAGGTATGGATACAACTTTACTTTTTTCTGATTGTATTAAACAATGGATTATAGATACAAGTGCCACAAACCACATGGTTTCAGACATAAGTCTGCTAAAGAAAGATATTATTACTGAAACAGGAAATTCAAAGAAAATTCTGTTATGTAATGGGGATATTACAGTAGTTACACATACAGGATCCAACTCAATTTTAGAAGATAATATAATAACAAATGTATTTTATGTTCCACAATTTAAATATAATCTTCTATCAGTCTCTAAACTAACTAAAGAATTGCAGTGCTCAGCTACATTCTTTCCTGATTTCTGTGAAAATGTATTTTATGTTCCACAATTTAAATATAATCTTCTATCAGTCTCTAAACTAACTAAAGAATTGCAGTGCTCAGCTACATTCTTTCCTGATTTCTGTGTGTTTCAGGAACTCTTCACTGGGAAGGAGAAGGAGAATGGTAAAGAAGATGGTGGACTTTATCATCTATACACTGATtcaagagaaaaaaagaaattggAGGCATTAACTAATGAGACAATTGAAGCTGGAAACATAGATGTAGTGTTGTGGCATAAAAGATTTGGGCATGTATCTACACAAGTATTAAAAAGACTGATTCAAGTAGATTTAGAAACGCATCAAGAATAGAATAAACAAGTGCACAATTTGTCCATGTGCTAAATAAACTAGGCTGCCATTTCCTACAAGTAGTATTCAAAGTAAGAGTTGTTTTGATCTAATACATGTAGACTTGTGGGGACCATATAAAATACCTACTTGGGATGAAAATAGATATTTTCTCACTATTGTATATGACTATTCAAGAATGACATGGATATTTTTACTAAAACAAAAATCTGATGTATGTGTATCAATTCAGAACTTCTTtaaattgtcacgatccaaaatcccaccacaagcgtcgtgaaggcacctagtctctaagactaggtaagccgatttcaattacattttgaagccatttttttaattgAATAAGTAactaaaactaacagcggaataaatatgaatatacaacctcccaagactggtagtactgaatcatgaactctaactaaatacatgaaatgatcacgaggatcgaatatacaatactgtttgattacaaattaacagtacaatgaaatgaaaagactccaagggattgtgacgaccaagcagctctaccttgaatcctcacgatcccgctttaactctgctcaagtccgatatctccaatacctgactctgcacaaaaatatgcagaagtgtagtatgagtacaccatggtcggtacccagtaagtatcaagactaacctcagtggagtagagacgaggtacaatcaagatactcactagtctaataacctgtacaatataatatacagaataatagaaaacaataacaataagggctagataaaacaaccagtgatatgcacaacagacaacgagaatatcattaatatcactcaacaattcataaatacaattacacccaattaaatcaagctcttcaaataaatgtatttcacatataatttttccagataactctccttcagatataattttctcaaataattacttttcatatataattctttcaataaatcttttcaaatataattttctcaaataaatatctttcaaatacaattctttcatataattctttttgaataaaaatcattccaaataaatattttgaatataattattttaattaaaaagtcaccatgtgacacctcatttcataatcataaaaaaaaatacgggtcttagcccattttcatatttttcataaacacgggtctcagcccatttttatatttctacgacacctcgtgcccataattaaatgaTCATATTTccccgacacctcgtgccctcatttcatatcataactgcacagacaattcacatgccaattatcattattattttatcacagcacctcgtgcccacatttcatatcacaactgcacggacaattcagccaaatatcttcattatttactcacggcacctcgtgcccacatttcattttataatatgCCTAGCAATGGCcacatgctctcaagttcaacataaatcagattgttatcaatttaccaacaacaagacaaattgcacaaggtataaaaataaacacaagaaaatcacaatatcacatgaaaattatcaacaccacaacccaacatcatcatatatcgtccctgacaatagctacccttatcactcctattgccgcccttatcgctcctatagccacccttatcgcttcgcccagacaatatcaatagccacccttattgctcctattgccacccttatcactcctatagccacccttatcgctccgcccaaataatattccaacaaacacaacaacagtgaaatgtcacccttatacccacataatatcaacggtgaaatgccatacttatctccccaaaataataactcacacaatacaataatttctcaaaataataactcacacaatacaacaatttacatggGAAATGATCACGACAATatgacaaaaatcaattcatatcacaatttgcccaatggccacaaccaaattcgaaagatataacaaaattaattaatttcataacaaatagctcaaggctccacacaatgtatataacacccaaaaataattaatagagatataaattactcaacataaagcaaagccttcattaactcaattttttttaataattatataatcacctcttcttaagctcatttaattaattaattgcagAGGGAAgaatccaaaataaaataaaattccaataattattaaaccagcaaattcacagaatttcataaataatcaaataacaatcacatcaaattgtcatataacaatagattcaacaacaaggatttaggtacgacaaatagatgattaaatatatgctaacaattatccaattcaCTACACACTatgttcaagactttaactcaataaaatttgcatatataaatcaagtacgtactcgtcacatcgcgtacattatttttaattacacaagttacacataagactcaatgcctaaggaaaaattcccccactcgaggttaagcaagacacttacctttttgaaattttgtcgatattccaaaatcatcttcttgcttgaattgacctacggatcgctcaaatctaaccaaattaattgtataacttcattaaaattcatcgaaaataattccggataataatgctTCGACTTAAaagtttattccaaaaagtcaacgcaaggcccgcccctcggaacccgacataattttcatgaaatacgaacacccattccgatacgagttcaaccataccaattttatcaaattccgataacaactcgaccttcaaatcttaaatttttatttttgaaagattttacaaaaatcttgatttcttccatttaaatccgaattaaatgatgaatataatcatggattcataaaatataaacactttaggatatagaacacttaccccaaccaagcttgtgaaaaatccctccagaatcgcccaaatccgagctccaaaaatccaaaaacgaaaatggcaaaatgaccaatttttggtccttaacattctgtcCAGATTCGCACCTGCGGTACTGTTCACGCACCAGTGGTACTGTTCACGCTTCTGTGAATCATTGTTCAGGCTTCTGTGAATCACTGTTCACTCTTCTGCGAATCACTGTTCATGTTGCTgcccagaaaattccagcagcttatcTTTAtgtccgaattgatccgttaaccttccgaaatcaacccgaggccctcggaacctcaaccaaatataccaacacgtcccaaaatataatataaacttagtcgaggcttcaaaccatgtcaaacaacgccAAAATAACGAATCACGCATCGAATCAAATTGTAagatttcaaatcttccaacttctatattttgcgccgaaacgtatcaaatcaatccggaatgacttcaaattttgcacataagtcataattaacttaatggagctattgccatttccagaatcgaaatccgacctcgttatcaaaaattcacccttccgTCGGACTTTtacaaaatcttatattttccaactttcgccaaaatgtgtcgaattgtcctacggacttctaaatccaaatccgaacatacgcctaagtccaaaattatcatacgaagctgttgccatcctcgaaattctattccggggtagtttgctcaaaagtcaactctccggtcaaacttcccaaaaattcaactttcggcatttcaagcttaattccactatggacctccaaataattttctggacacgctcctaagtccaaaaattaccatacggagctattgacatcatcaaaattccattccggagtcgtttgctcaaaagtctactctccggtcaactctttccatttaagcttcaaattaaggattgttcttttaatttaattctgaatcttcagtaaatcaaactcgaccacaccgacgggtcataatacatattgcaaagctgctcgagaccttaagtcactgaacgaagcataaattcttaaaacgaaaactcgggtcgttacattctccacctcttaaacaaacgtttgtcctcgaatgttctAAGAATAATTCTAAGGTTACCAAatggatgattttacttttacacatatactcacggttgattccacgctactgcatttgagataagcctggCAATATCATCtcttttgagtttatttcttttatccatatttgtaaactttaagatcaattccttacactccaaacatttcaaaaggtctgatttttcACAACAAAGCATGGTATTAGTCTCagctggctatagcaactcgtgcctacgcacacatcaattttcttgatagtgttaaagtatttcaaaactttctctggggtgctacattcttccccgcttaggatcatctgccctcaaacacataacatatttatctcttcctttgcaaatcccaatcctccaaattttactaactcccaaatttttcaggaatttcggcagagtctcccctgtaattgggcctatccacctgccagagtaacacaaaaaaaactcctaacaacacatccacaacccaacaaaacaccacaatgtatataacaataatactaatctcaacattacaagcactgcattatcgtAATGATATCAAGACATGAAGTAcgtcatatgtatgctcatcaccacatctttgGTCTTAAAAACCGTTCATAATttattccagcatcatcaattaatctcatattaaccaccaccgtatttcaaattttcataacactgacaacggaatgtgaggcatgaagacctcatgattacttactcggattaatgagtcagatttaacgccacctggacactcacctcataggctaaaacttaatgtttacagcacgaaaatgctgaatatgaacagaaaaatgtacaaaaattatcaagtaagcctaacaggcatgactccttattaatattattgtacaaattaatttcacaaagggataatcttaaactcataaatacttcaccacaaggacctcgtccttatataacctccaccgcgacttgtagcccggtttaaatattttacatcatatataaaatgtgaggatctcgtcctcaactccgaatcacaagtgttttgcacattgtgccaactgaaattttaattttgtttagcttgctcgacattgaattcggcttgttcgaggtaagtaactcttctaatcttggagttgagggtaagaaccctgaatatatgtattttgtaaattgttgggaggtg of Nicotiana tomentosiformis chromosome 7, ASM39032v3, whole genome shotgun sequence contains these proteins:
- the LOC104099516 gene encoding uncharacterized protein, whose protein sequence is MVLQTQLGLNKHQPYAHEQNCYSDSSHGGSMQMTRPSGYSTMPYGQSTHNHMMMGHGGQHHGGQYGGHGHGHGHGGHYDSQGPHMPHDSTNFSSNTSMVHNDGGYGSGMQQSAHMYSATGMGSPNYNGHGYGGGSHPSQYSQSQKFNWALKDLEE
- the LOC117277549 gene encoding uncharacterized protein encodes the protein MYAFSVQVVSEELAERFNKVDGSRTFNLHKEITTLSQGTTSVSVYFSKSKDLWEEFESLVPTPGCDCPKSREFVAYLQKLKLFQFLMGLNDSYSQARSQILMRSPTPTVNQAYALIVSDKGQKSMAATTGIIGANPTVQMGSFEAAMYSKTGGTQNHNKRFRRNLNLYCEFCKMKGHNKENCYKIVGYPTDFKNKRRGNVNSNTNAAYNANVLTKRSNSGHKSVDQEYQQRSTFNYEKNTNVNDQITGVGSNNLSNNSPMSQLANYALTKNQYEKILQLLNKTTVPNNTASSETTIGTLHWEGEGEW